The Flavobacterium sp. K5-23 genome segment TCAAATATATTTAAAGTAATTCTCTGCATTGTTGTTTTAATGCAAGTTTCGGTTTTGGGCGCTCAGAATTTGAATGAGTCAAAGTTGGAAAGAAATGTTCCTTTAATTGTTCTTGAAATATTCGACCAAAAATTTCCTTCACAGGATCCTGTTTGGTTTTCTAGATATCAAGGAAGATTTAATGAAAAATTAGTTTTTGAAGGAAAGTTTATTTTTGACAATCGGTACTCCATTGTTGTTTATGATATTAATGGAAATCTTTTGGCTTTCGCTGCAACAATTGATAATAAAGAAATACCAGACAATGCAATCAAGTATATGACTGAAAATTATCCTTCTTTCCCTATTGTGGAAGCTTTATTAGTGACTCGAGGAAAAGAGGAAGTCACATATGAAATTGGAATTTATATCGATAATCAATTTGTGATACAAGTATTTACAAAAACAGGAGATTTTATAAAAAGTACAAAAGCGTAATTTTTTGAAGGTTTTTAAGCTGACGAACAACGCTCTTGTATATGGAAAACAACGATTTTTAACGCACTAATTTTTCGATTATACTCAGACTATAAATTATATAATTCATTTCGGTTGTGTACTCAAAACGCTATTTTTATATAAGTTGTTTGCTACTGACATTTACCTTTTAGCTTGGTTTTTAGTGCTGGTAAAGAGATATACTTCTGTGATTTTTGGCTGGTTCAAATTGCAAATGGATTTGACTTTTTAACAACAACTTTTATTCTCTTGGATTGGTGGACAAGGTACTGTTCCGTAGGAGCAATAAACACAACAATCTCCTTCTTTTGGTTTCAAAATCGTTTTGCAATTCTCACACTCGTAAAAGAATTGACAAGCGTTTGTTGGCATATCTTCCACTTTTTTATGTCCGCAGTTTGGACAAGTGATTTCTGATTTCAATTGGACTTTCATTAGTTTTCTTTTTTGTTGGTTACTTTGTATCCTGTTGAGTTAATTGCTTTCTCAATTTCCATTTCATTGGTTTTCGTTCTGTCAAATTCAATGACTGCATTTCCATTTTCGTATGACGCTTTTGCGTTTACAATTCCGTTGAGTTTATTTACTTCGAGATTTACGTGTTCTTCGCAACTGGCACAGGTCATTCCACTAATTTTAAATTCAATTGTTTGAATGTCCACTTTATCAACTACGATTATTTGTTTTTTGGTGTTAGGGTAAAAAATTCCAGAATAATAAGGAAAAGCCAACATTACAATTGTAAACACAGTTACTATTCCTAAAAAGGTTTTTGACTGCGTAAATTTGGGTTTTTCGTCCGTTTCGCATTCACAGTCGATTTCCTTTTGAGGTTTTAGTTTTTGATACCAAGCAAAAGCAAGGACCAAAATTGTAAGCCCAATTAGATACGGTCTAAAAGGCTCTATCCAAGAGAATGTCGAAGCAAGTCCGCTTGTACCAGCAATTAGAGCCAAAACAGGTGTAATACAGCATAACGAAGCTGTAATTGCAGTTAACAAACCTGCACCGATTAATTTATTTTCACTTTTCATATCGGTTCTAAAATTATCTTTTTATCAAGTGTTTCAAAATTTCTTGAGTATCTTAATCGGTTTCGAATAAATTTCTGTCTTTCCTTTTTCTCATATGTTGAGAATTAGCAGAAATGTTCATTCTAGGAATATCGCTTAAATCAAAAAAGCAAAGTCTTTTTTCCTCAATACAAAGGTAAAGTATTCAAGCCTTACCTTGTTTCAAATAAATGATAGTTAAATTTCTCCAACAAATTTTAAAAAGACTTTTTTCATGAAGTTCAAGATCCATATTTGGAGAATGAGCTACACGGGCAATATAATCTTTGTCACCTTCTTTAGTTGTTCCTTG includes the following:
- the merTP gene encoding mercuric transport protein MerTP; translation: MKSENKLIGAGLLTAITASLCCITPVLALIAGTSGLASTFSWIEPFRPYLIGLTILVLAFAWYQKLKPQKEIDCECETDEKPKFTQSKTFLGIVTVFTIVMLAFPYYSGIFYPNTKKQIIVVDKVDIQTIEFKISGMTCASCEEHVNLEVNKLNGIVNAKASYENGNAVIEFDRTKTNEMEIEKAINSTGYKVTNKKEN
- a CDS encoding DpnI domain-containing protein — its product is MKVQLKSEITCPNCGHKKVEDMPTNACQFFYECENCKTILKPKEGDCCVYCSYGTVPCPPIQENKSCC